One Faecalicatena sp. Marseille-Q4148 DNA window includes the following coding sequences:
- a CDS encoding ABC transporter permease, with protein sequence MAKQSKPHLLQTESVSPAQAQYLKAIQRHRHTVIFFRCFLFIFFLTLWEISARTGQIDSFIFSSPSGIVKCFADLSADGTIFLHIWVTVYETLISFILVLICSICFAILLWFSDSLSEILDPYLVILNSLPKSALAPLLIVWLGANKKTIIVAGMSVAIFGSILNLYTSFKEVDPEDLKLIYTLHGTHLHALQKVVLPSSVPAIISNMKVNIGLCLVGVIIGEFIGAREGLGYLIIYSSQVFKMDWLLMSIVLLCVLAMTLYAFINLVEKWCQKKF encoded by the coding sequence ATGGCAAAGCAGTCCAAACCGCATCTCTTACAGACTGAGTCTGTTTCTCCGGCGCAGGCACAGTACTTAAAAGCAATTCAACGCCACAGGCATACCGTCATTTTCTTTCGCTGCTTTCTTTTTATCTTTTTTCTTACTCTCTGGGAAATTTCTGCCAGAACCGGACAGATTGATTCCTTTATTTTCAGCAGTCCGTCCGGCATTGTTAAATGCTTTGCGGATCTCTCCGCAGACGGAACTATTTTCCTTCACATTTGGGTTACCGTGTATGAGACACTGATCAGTTTCATCCTCGTTCTAATCTGCAGCATATGTTTTGCTATACTTCTTTGGTTTTCTGATTCCCTTTCCGAAATCCTGGACCCATACCTTGTCATTCTAAACAGCCTTCCAAAATCAGCGCTTGCGCCCCTTCTGATCGTCTGGCTTGGGGCTAACAAGAAAACCATCATTGTGGCCGGGATGTCCGTTGCAATATTTGGAAGTATTTTAAATCTCTACACCAGCTTTAAAGAAGTAGATCCGGAAGATCTGAAACTAATTTACACACTACACGGCACGCACCTTCACGCGCTCCAAAAAGTCGTGCTGCCAAGCTCCGTCCCTGCTATCATAAGCAATATGAAAGTGAATATCGGACTTTGTCTTGTTGGAGTTATCATTGGAGAATTCATCGGTGCCAGAGAAGGGCTCGGATATCTGATCATCTATTCCAGTCAGGTCTTCAAAATGGATTGGCTTCTAATGTCCATTGTACTGCTTTGTGTTTTGGCAATGACTCTCTATGCATTCATTAATCTCGTTGAAAAATGGTGTCAAAAAAAATTCTAA
- a CDS encoding helix-turn-helix transcriptional regulator translates to MRLYEKLQQLRKEHHLSQEQLADLMKVSRQTISKWENGTAVPSTERLHELASIYHIPLSELLSAPKTSAAPTASVPNEKESSNNRFREKDSLLIWKGTVIFLTLLVIGLCFYGYYLNKKISSINVNYHYLPPDNADSIPEEQTLSSDYTFIFQHAVSDSNQFLFQMSAVPKTYKEQDTGEFILTIGSESRTFPAELIDGVYRSECALSPDELNQEQTWFLKISNNGSFQTQKLYQDQNFGEEILPQHEIISTPEISFKNNTLTLKGEFTISIGAAFDTTSSLPVLINYPVTGIVRIRQGEKTLAELPIDLSDTVQAFRQIDQMPSDEDGGSEYVYTDRSYLNTPIELELRIPNRTENVFYEIEFTDTYGIKNTLKSSILF, encoded by the coding sequence ATGCGTCTATATGAAAAATTACAACAGCTCCGAAAAGAACATCATCTCTCCCAGGAACAGTTGGCCGACTTAATGAAGGTATCCCGGCAAACAATTTCCAAATGGGAAAATGGAACTGCCGTTCCATCTACAGAACGACTTCACGAACTGGCTTCCATTTATCATATCCCTCTTTCCGAGCTTTTAAGCGCGCCAAAAACCAGCGCTGCTCCGACGGCTTCCGTACCTAATGAAAAAGAATCGTCAAACAATCGATTCAGGGAAAAAGATTCTCTGCTTATCTGGAAAGGAACTGTTATTTTCCTCACACTTCTTGTGATCGGACTTTGTTTTTACGGGTATTATTTGAATAAAAAGATTTCTTCCATCAATGTAAACTATCATTATCTGCCTCCGGACAATGCAGACTCTATCCCGGAAGAACAGACATTATCATCAGATTATACCTTTATATTTCAGCATGCAGTTTCAGATTCGAATCAATTTCTTTTTCAAATGAGCGCTGTTCCAAAAACTTACAAGGAACAGGATACTGGTGAATTTATATTGACAATCGGATCAGAATCCAGAACCTTTCCTGCTGAACTGATTGATGGGGTATATCGTTCAGAATGTGCCCTTTCCCCTGATGAACTCAATCAAGAACAGACCTGGTTTTTAAAAATCTCCAATAACGGCTCTTTTCAAACACAAAAACTATATCAAGACCAGAATTTTGGAGAAGAAATACTTCCGCAGCATGAAATCATTTCTACTCCTGAAATTAGTTTCAAAAATAATACGCTTACGTTAAAAGGAGAATTTACTATAAGTATCGGCGCGGCTTTTGACACAACTTCGTCACTGCCTGTTCTTATAAATTATCCGGTTACCGGCATTGTTCGAATTCGTCAGGGCGAGAAAACGCTAGCAGAACTTCCGATTGATCTTTCTGATACCGTACAGGCTTTTCGGCAAATAGACCAGATGCCGTCCGACGAGGATGGCGGTTCTGAATATGTCTATACCGATCGCAGTTACCTGAATACTCCAATCGAATTAGAATTGCGTATTCCAAATCGTACAGAAAATGTTTTTTACGAAATAGAGTTTACCGATACTTACGGCATAAAAAATACGCTAAAATCTTCTATTCTTTTTTAA
- a CDS encoding J domain-containing protein: MRWKKMFDPYSILGVSRDATDEEIKKAYRGLSRKYHPDANINNPNKDEAERKFKEVQQAYEQIMKERTQGAGGAGDYSYGGGFGGFGSYGGFGGGYQQKEESQESAYLRAAANYINSGHYKEALNVLGQLKDRDARWYYYSAIANSGAGNNVLALEHARQASQMDPGNWEYQSLVQRLESGSSWYRGMQNPYGSTVMGGGDCCMKLCLANIICNCCCGGGMCCGVPGGGYYI; the protein is encoded by the coding sequence ATAAGGTGGAAGAAAATGTTTGATCCATACAGCATATTAGGAGTTTCGAGAGATGCTACGGATGAAGAAATAAAAAAAGCATATAGAGGATTGAGCCGGAAATATCATCCGGATGCCAATATTAATAATCCAAATAAAGATGAAGCAGAGCGCAAATTCAAAGAAGTTCAACAGGCATATGAGCAGATCATGAAGGAACGGACGCAAGGTGCCGGAGGCGCAGGAGATTATTCCTATGGAGGAGGCTTCGGAGGATTTGGAAGCTATGGAGGCTTTGGCGGCGGCTATCAGCAGAAAGAAGAGTCTCAGGAATCAGCGTATTTACGCGCAGCTGCAAATTATATTAACAGTGGGCATTATAAAGAAGCTTTGAATGTGCTTGGACAGTTGAAGGACAGAGATGCCAGATGGTATTATTACAGTGCCATTGCCAATTCAGGGGCGGGCAATAATGTACTTGCGCTGGAACATGCCAGACAGGCATCGCAGATGGACCCGGGGAATTGGGAGTATCAATCACTCGTACAGCGTTTGGAATCAGGAAGCAGTTGGTATCGCGGTATGCAGAACCCTTATGGTTCTACCGTTATGGGTGGTGGAGATTGCTGTATGAAGCTCTGTCTTGCCAATATTATTTGTAATTGTTGCTGTGGCGGTGGAATGTGCTGCGGCGTGCCGGGCGGCGGTTATTATATTTAA
- a CDS encoding putative ABC transporter permease — protein MWWDKVIFGMDSYQVVWWFLTYSILGWAVESLYMSFCNRKLTNRGFAKGPFCPIYGVGALTVYFLLRRYESNTLLLFIYGSVLATTLEFLTALLMLRIFGDFWWDYKEKPFNYKGILCVESSIAWGFYTVFLFGFLQKMVVSFVKGIPLSFGKVAGSILILLFLGDFLHSFYEEKKDVLPEWKKMLTERFRG, from the coding sequence ATGTGGTGGGATAAGGTAATTTTTGGAATGGATTCTTACCAGGTTGTCTGGTGGTTCTTAACATACAGCATACTTGGTTGGGCGGTAGAATCTCTGTACATGTCTTTTTGTAATAGGAAATTAACAAACAGAGGATTTGCCAAAGGGCCATTTTGTCCGATCTATGGTGTCGGGGCGTTAACAGTCTATTTTTTACTTCGAAGATATGAAAGCAATACATTGTTGCTATTTATTTATGGCTCTGTTTTGGCTACTACACTGGAATTTCTGACTGCATTGCTGATGCTGCGGATTTTTGGGGATTTCTGGTGGGACTATAAAGAAAAACCGTTCAATTACAAAGGGATTCTCTGCGTGGAGAGCTCGATTGCCTGGGGATTCTATACAGTATTTTTATTTGGATTTTTGCAAAAAATGGTCGTTTCTTTTGTGAAGGGGATTCCACTCTCTTTTGGAAAAGTTGCCGGAAGTATTTTGATACTTTTGTTTCTTGGAGATTTTCTGCATAGTTTCTATGAAGAAAAGAAAGATGTGCTTCCCGAATGGAAAAAGATGCTGACAGAAAGATTCAGGGGATAA
- the rpsU gene encoding 30S ribosomal protein S21, whose protein sequence is MSNVIVKENETLDSALRRFKRNCAKAGIQQEIRKREHYEKPSVRRKKKSEAARKRKYN, encoded by the coding sequence ATGTCAAATGTAATCGTAAAAGAGAATGAGACGTTAGATAGCGCTTTAAGAAGATTTAAGAGAAATTGCGCAAAAGCTGGTATCCAGCAGGAGATTCGTAAAAGAGAACATTACGAGAAACCAAGCGTAAGACGTAAGAAAAAATCTGAAGCTGCAAGAAAACGTAAATATAACTAA
- the gmk gene encoding guanylate kinase codes for MMSTEKNYFDKIAEEGQLIVISGPSGVGKRTIINQYLKEHPNATRCTAVTTRAPHENEVDGKDYYFLSHLEFDRMIRSRQMLEYGYYNRNGYGTPRKAVEEARAAGHNVILNVDVSGAMKIRSLCPDATLIFIVPPTWDELEERIRNRNTETQEELEERLLIAQEEILCAAQYDYILVNDTVEKTVRRLGQIIHGNRYSKNSMKAFLESYIESEVASQSELVKEVLSL; via the coding sequence ATGATGAGCACAGAAAAAAATTATTTTGATAAAATCGCAGAAGAAGGACAGTTGATCGTAATTTCCGGTCCAAGCGGTGTTGGAAAGAGAACAATTATTAATCAGTACTTAAAAGAACATCCAAATGCAACAAGATGTACTGCGGTAACAACAAGAGCTCCTCACGAGAACGAAGTAGATGGCAAAGACTATTACTTCCTTTCTCACTTGGAATTCGATCGTATGATCCGTTCACGTCAGATGTTGGAATACGGATATTATAATCGCAACGGATATGGTACTCCTCGCAAAGCTGTCGAGGAAGCACGCGCTGCCGGACATAATGTCATCCTCAATGTAGATGTTTCCGGAGCCATGAAGATTCGTTCCCTCTGCCCGGATGCAACATTGATTTTCATTGTTCCACCTACATGGGACGAATTGGAAGAACGTATTCGCAACCGCAACACTGAGACACAAGAGGAATTAGAAGAACGTCTCCTGATTGCCCAAGAAGAGATTCTTTGTGCGGCTCAGTATGACTATATTCTTGTAAATGACACTGTTGAAAAAACTGTTCGTCGGTTAGGACAGATCATTCATGGTAACCGCTACAGTAAAAACAGTATGAAAGCCTTTTTGGAAAGTTATATCGAAAGCGAAGTTGCAAGTCAGTCTGAACTTGTGAAAGAAGTTCTTTCCTTATAA
- the alaS gene encoding alanine--tRNA ligase, producing MKNYGVNELRKMFLEFFESKEHLALKSFSLVPHNDKSLLLINSGMAPMKPYFTGQEIPPKRRVTTCQKCIRTGDIENVGKTARHGTFFEMLGNFSFGDYFKKEAIRWSWEFLTEVVGLDPNRLYPSIYENDEEAFHIWHDEMGIPEERIFRFGKEDNFWEHGSGPCGPCSEIYYDRGEKYGCGSPDCTVGCECDRYMEIWNNVFTQFESDGKGNYSELEQKNIDTGMGLERLASIVQDVDSIFDVDTLKALRDHICRLAEKEYGQNDQYDVSIRVVTDHIRSVTFMISDGIMPSNEGRGYVLRRLLRRACRHGRLLGIEGQFLPGLAETVIAGSKDGYPELEEKREFILNVIAKEEEQFNKTIDQGLGILQEIEKEMQQKGAKELSGDDAFKLYDTYGFPLDLTKEIMEEKGYTVDEEGFQKCMQVQRETARAARGVTNYMGADATVYEQIDPSITSKFVGYDQFAYESKITVMTTDTEVTDALSDGEHGTIFVEETPFYATSGGQEADTGVITCADGEFVVEDTKKLLGGKIGHIGYMKNGMMKTGDQVTLTIDTEKRGLSARNHSATHLLQKALRTVLGTHVEQAGSLNNDHRLRFDFTHFSAMTKEELERTEAIVNEAIAAAYPVECVNMPIEEARKTGAQALFGEKYGDVVRVVSMGDFSREFCGGTHVKNTNEIGAFKILSETGVAAGVRRIEALTSKGLLAYYADLEAKMHEAAKLLKASPETLGEKISHLQAENKELRSEVESLKSKLAKDAMGDVMNQVKEIAGTKLLAVKLEGVDMNGLRDLGDQLKEKLGEGVVVIASDAGEKVNLMVTATEAAVKAGAHAGNLIKAIAGLVGGGGGGRPNMAQAGGKNPAGIDAALAKAEEVLAEQLA from the coding sequence ATGAAAAACTATGGCGTAAATGAATTAAGAAAAATGTTCCTTGAATTTTTTGAGAGCAAGGAACATCTTGCATTAAAGAGTTTTTCACTGGTGCCGCATAATGATAAAAGTCTTCTTTTGATTAATTCAGGTATGGCACCAATGAAACCGTATTTTACAGGGCAGGAAATTCCGCCGAAGAGACGTGTGACAACATGTCAGAAGTGCATTCGTACAGGTGATATTGAAAATGTAGGAAAGACAGCTCGTCACGGTACATTTTTTGAGATGCTTGGAAACTTTTCTTTTGGTGATTATTTTAAAAAAGAAGCGATTCGCTGGTCATGGGAGTTTTTGACAGAAGTAGTAGGACTTGATCCGAACCGCCTGTATCCGTCTATCTATGAGAATGACGAGGAAGCTTTCCATATCTGGCATGATGAGATGGGAATTCCGGAAGAACGAATTTTTCGTTTTGGGAAAGAAGATAATTTCTGGGAACATGGTTCCGGTCCGTGTGGTCCATGTTCAGAAATCTATTATGACCGCGGTGAGAAATATGGCTGTGGAAGTCCGGATTGTACAGTAGGATGCGAATGTGATCGTTACATGGAAATCTGGAACAACGTTTTTACGCAGTTCGAGAGCGATGGAAAAGGAAATTATAGTGAACTGGAACAGAAAAACATTGATACAGGAATGGGATTAGAGCGTCTTGCTTCAATTGTTCAGGATGTAGATTCTATTTTTGATGTCGATACATTAAAGGCGTTGAGAGATCATATCTGCCGCCTTGCTGAGAAAGAATATGGACAGAATGATCAGTATGATGTTTCTATTCGCGTTGTAACAGACCATATACGTTCCGTTACTTTTATGATTTCTGACGGAATTATGCCTTCCAATGAAGGAAGAGGCTATGTGCTTCGCCGTCTTTTGAGACGTGCATGTCGTCATGGAAGACTACTTGGAATCGAAGGACAGTTTCTTCCGGGACTGGCAGAGACTGTGATTGCAGGATCTAAAGATGGATATCCGGAATTAGAAGAGAAGCGAGAATTTATTTTAAACGTAATTGCGAAAGAAGAAGAACAGTTTAATAAGACGATTGACCAGGGACTTGGAATTCTTCAGGAGATTGAGAAGGAAATGCAGCAAAAGGGTGCAAAAGAACTGTCCGGAGACGATGCTTTTAAGCTTTACGATACGTATGGATTCCCGCTTGATCTGACAAAAGAAATTATGGAAGAAAAGGGATATACCGTTGATGAAGAAGGCTTCCAGAAATGTATGCAGGTTCAGCGTGAAACAGCTCGTGCAGCCAGAGGGGTAACAAACTACATGGGTGCCGATGCAACTGTGTATGAACAGATTGATCCAAGTATCACTTCCAAATTTGTAGGATATGACCAATTTGCATATGAATCTAAAATTACAGTCATGACAACGGATACAGAAGTTACAGATGCTCTTTCTGACGGGGAACATGGAACTATTTTCGTGGAAGAGACACCGTTTTATGCGACAAGCGGTGGTCAGGAAGCAGACACAGGTGTGATTACATGTGCAGACGGTGAATTTGTTGTAGAAGATACAAAGAAACTGCTTGGTGGTAAGATCGGACATATCGGTTATATGAAGAACGGTATGATGAAGACTGGAGATCAGGTAACACTTACGATCGACACAGAGAAAAGAGGTCTGTCAGCAAGAAACCACAGTGCAACACATTTGCTTCAGAAAGCGCTGCGTACAGTACTTGGAACACATGTGGAGCAGGCGGGATCTTTGAATAATGACCATAGACTGCGTTTTGACTTTACACATTTTTCTGCGATGACAAAAGAAGAACTGGAAAGAACAGAAGCGATTGTAAATGAAGCAATTGCTGCGGCATATCCGGTAGAATGTGTGAACATGCCTATTGAGGAAGCGAGAAAGACAGGGGCTCAGGCATTGTTTGGCGAGAAATATGGAGATGTAGTCCGTGTAGTCAGCATGGGAGACTTCTCAAGGGAATTTTGTGGCGGAACCCATGTGAAGAATACGAATGAGATTGGAGCGTTTAAGATCCTTTCCGAGACAGGAGTGGCAGCGGGAGTCCGCAGAATCGAGGCGTTGACAAGCAAAGGACTTCTGGCATATTATGCAGATCTGGAAGCGAAGATGCATGAAGCTGCGAAGCTCCTGAAAGCATCTCCGGAGACATTGGGAGAAAAGATTTCACATCTTCAGGCAGAGAATAAAGAATTGAGAAGTGAAGTAGAGAGCCTGAAGAGTAAGTTAGCGAAAGATGCAATGGGCGATGTTATGAATCAGGTAAAAGAAATTGCAGGAACGAAGCTCCTTGCTGTGAAATTAGAAGGCGTTGATATGAATGGTCTTCGTGATCTTGGTGATCAGCTAAAAGAAAAATTAGGTGAAGGTGTTGTTGTGATTGCATCAGATGCGGGTGAAAAAGTGAATCTGATGGTAACTGCCACAGAAGCTGCAGTAAAAGCAGGTGCACATGCTGGAAATCTTATTAAAGCGATTGCCGGTCTTGTGGGCGGCGGAGGCGGCGGACGCCCGAATATGGCTCAGGCAGGAGGAAAGAATCCGGCTGGAATAGATGCTGCTCTTGCAAAAGCAGAAGAGGTACTGGCAGAACAGCTTGCATAG
- a CDS encoding AAA family ATPase produces the protein MEQRKHIDIYRGEEFLYTAYPKKRDCYVKLKEYVEQEPAPMGKICALYGIRRTGKTVMMRQCIAEMPEKQKKQSVYLLCKTGCDMYQLQFTLNELIRQEGMKNIFIDEITELEDFQVYGNALSDGYPILGARIIVAGADSLEIGLAEMNILYDRVEEIHTSHVSYAEFSRLLGGKSLDEYIEFGGTLTDSSYKTKQSRDQYLNSAIVNNILHSLEKNEEVRKHRTVLTELYDQDELVFVINKMINKFSYQITVRAIQKYFKSAPLYSTLNNTRNSDVIDGLAVEDVNWVIGKALHVKDREEMTTVFRENDLEELKFYLKELDLFWEIPCYRSWRHGGKENPLEIILQPGMVYAQAAALTEILSKDEYWNVSCQIENQNEFKKRADHFVKGILLENILLSETYLWLQEVDAKEYYVSQLSVLLPEIKKTAEADMLILDQKHQEVHLFEIKHSDRIVEEQTRHLRNELFLNYIRENFGEVKSRSVIYLGGDQKVENPSGEISYWNAEKFLERVHKMHVEKKVDFAELLFARTERK, from the coding sequence ATGGAGCAAAGGAAGCATATAGATATTTACCGAGGAGAAGAATTCCTATATACAGCATATCCAAAGAAAAGAGACTGCTATGTAAAGTTAAAAGAATATGTGGAACAAGAACCAGCTCCTATGGGAAAAATCTGTGCGCTTTATGGGATTCGGAGAACTGGAAAAACAGTTATGATGCGGCAATGTATTGCTGAAATGCCGGAAAAACAAAAGAAACAAAGTGTATATTTACTTTGTAAGACAGGTTGTGATATGTATCAGCTGCAATTTACATTAAACGAATTAATTCGTCAGGAAGGTATGAAAAATATATTCATTGATGAGATCACAGAGTTGGAAGATTTTCAAGTGTATGGCAATGCATTATCTGATGGGTATCCAATTCTTGGAGCAAGAATTATTGTGGCCGGAGCAGATTCTTTAGAAATTGGGTTGGCAGAAATGAATATTTTATATGATCGGGTAGAAGAAATTCATACCTCCCATGTGTCTTATGCAGAATTCTCAAGGCTGCTTGGCGGAAAAAGTCTTGATGAGTATATAGAGTTTGGAGGGACATTGACCGACAGTTCATATAAAACAAAACAATCGAGAGATCAATATTTGAATTCTGCAATTGTCAATAATATACTACATTCACTGGAAAAAAATGAAGAAGTAAGGAAACATAGGACAGTTTTGACGGAGCTGTATGATCAGGATGAATTAGTATTTGTTATCAATAAGATGATTAACAAATTCAGTTATCAGATTACAGTGAGGGCAATTCAAAAATATTTTAAAAGTGCGCCGCTGTATTCTACATTGAATAATACGAGAAATTCGGATGTCATTGATGGACTGGCAGTGGAAGATGTAAACTGGGTGATAGGAAAAGCTTTGCATGTAAAAGACCGTGAAGAAATGACAACAGTGTTTCGGGAAAATGATTTGGAAGAGTTGAAATTTTATTTAAAAGAATTGGATCTTTTTTGGGAAATTCCGTGTTATCGTTCCTGGAGACATGGAGGGAAAGAGAATCCGTTGGAAATCATTCTGCAGCCGGGGATGGTATACGCACAGGCAGCTGCGCTGACAGAAATTTTGTCCAAAGATGAATATTGGAATGTGTCTTGTCAGATTGAAAACCAGAATGAATTTAAAAAGAGGGCAGATCATTTTGTAAAAGGAATCCTGTTGGAAAATATTTTGTTATCAGAAACATATCTATGGTTACAGGAAGTAGACGCAAAAGAATATTATGTGTCTCAATTGAGTGTATTATTGCCGGAAATTAAGAAAACTGCTGAGGCAGATATGCTGATTTTGGATCAGAAACATCAAGAAGTTCATTTATTTGAAATCAAACATTCTGATAGAATTGTAGAAGAACAGACAAGACATTTGAGAAATGAACTATTTTTAAATTATATCCGGGAAAACTTTGGAGAAGTTAAAAGCAGATCCGTCATTTATCTTGGAGGGGATCAAAAAGTGGAAAATCCTTCAGGAGAGATTTCATATTGGAATGCAGAGAAATTTCTGGAACGAGTTCACAAGATGCATGTGGAAAAGAAAGTTGATTTTGCGGAATTGCTTTTTGCCAGAACAGAAAGAAAATAA
- a CDS encoding corrinoid protein — MDEMKKIANGIIEGEEDVVVETVTQLLKEGISPLDILDQALIPGIEKVGELYQEGEYFIPELLFGLETMNQGMNVILPYIKTEDTQKYGTVVIGTVQGDTHDIGKNIVASLLDASGFKVIDLGHDVAPEAFVEAVRKEHADIVAMSALLTSTMSFMGKTIELLRTENLRKSVKVIIGGAVITEEFKEKIGADAFAKTAMETVKIAKEYSEER; from the coding sequence ATGGATGAAATGAAAAAAATTGCGAACGGTATCATTGAAGGTGAAGAAGATGTGGTAGTAGAGACTGTAACACAGCTATTAAAAGAGGGGATTTCACCACTTGATATTTTGGATCAGGCGTTGATACCGGGAATTGAAAAAGTAGGAGAACTTTATCAGGAAGGAGAATACTTTATTCCAGAGTTATTATTTGGCTTAGAGACAATGAATCAGGGGATGAATGTAATTTTGCCTTATATTAAAACTGAAGACACACAAAAATATGGTACAGTTGTGATTGGAACTGTTCAGGGAGATACACATGATATTGGAAAAAATATTGTTGCATCACTGTTAGACGCATCGGGATTTAAAGTAATTGACCTTGGGCATGATGTTGCACCGGAAGCATTTGTAGAAGCGGTCAGAAAAGAACATGCGGATATTGTTGCAATGTCAGCTCTTTTGACCTCTACAATGAGTTTTATGGGAAAAACGATTGAATTGCTTCGGACGGAGAATTTGCGCAAGTCTGTTAAAGTAATCATTGGCGGTGCAGTTATTACAGAAGAATTCAAAGAAAAGATAGGAGCAGATGCTTTTGCAAAAACGGCAATGGAAACTGTAAAAATTGCAAAGGAATATAGTGAAGAAAGGTAG
- a CDS encoding ABC transporter substrate-binding protein, with the protein MKRKVLAVMLAAAMSVGLLAGCGGEEKKVEEPKAETQTQDQEKEKKELTKISVCEPTRGILWAPVYVAKALGYFEEEGLDVEITTVQSDMPTAPVLADEAQFGLYGPEMICKFVAEGQDTELIYTCTDTYPYSFFLGKDVTSVKDLKGKNVNGADSGSSPRAFVRSIISNEGMNPDSDVTYVNMKNSAVIAALENGEISATYASPELRAQLIEAGYDVSVDIYDKEVHKELLDSESYEMYIVFGKKSYIEKNPEITQSFVNACYKGAQYLEESNTEEIVTTLKELFAENGMLENAVKECKENGIWSVDGIFSDSGVDAINRMAMDSKLITEPVAKEDLVDESFALKAAENVK; encoded by the coding sequence ATGAAGAGAAAAGTTTTAGCAGTGATGCTTGCGGCAGCTATGTCTGTTGGTCTGCTCGCAGGATGCGGCGGAGAAGAGAAAAAAGTAGAAGAGCCGAAAGCAGAAACACAGACACAAGATCAGGAGAAAGAGAAAAAAGAATTAACAAAAATCTCTGTTTGTGAACCGACAAGAGGAATTTTGTGGGCACCGGTATATGTAGCAAAAGCTTTGGGATATTTTGAAGAAGAAGGTTTAGATGTAGAAATTACAACAGTACAGAGTGATATGCCAACAGCCCCGGTATTGGCGGATGAAGCTCAGTTTGGCTTATATGGGCCGGAAATGATTTGCAAATTTGTTGCAGAAGGACAAGATACAGAACTTATTTATACATGTACAGATACATATCCATATTCTTTCTTTTTGGGAAAAGATGTTACTTCTGTAAAAGATTTAAAAGGGAAAAATGTCAATGGGGCAGATAGTGGTTCGTCTCCGAGAGCTTTTGTAAGAAGTATTATTAGTAATGAAGGAATGAATCCAGATAGTGATGTTACTTATGTAAATATGAAGAATAGTGCTGTTATTGCAGCATTAGAAAATGGAGAAATTTCTGCTACTTATGCTTCTCCGGAATTGCGGGCTCAGCTTATTGAGGCAGGCTATGATGTTTCTGTAGATATCTATGATAAAGAAGTTCATAAAGAACTTTTAGATTCTGAAAGTTATGAAATGTATATCGTATTTGGAAAGAAAAGTTATATTGAAAAAAATCCGGAAATTACACAATCATTTGTGAATGCATGTTATAAAGGGGCACAGTATCTAGAAGAGAGCAACACAGAAGAAATTGTGACCACACTAAAAGAATTGTTTGCAGAAAACGGAATGTTGGAAAATGCTGTGAAAGAGTGCAAAGAAAACGGTATCTGGTCTGTAGATGGAATTTTTTCTGATAGTGGAGTCGATGCTATCAATAGAATGGCAATGGATTCAAAGCTGATTACGGAACCGGTGGCAAAAGAAGATTTAGTTGATGAATCGTTTGCGTTAAAAGCTGCTGAGAATGTAAAATAG